A region of the Arenibacter antarcticus genome:
TATTGCTTTCATTATTTTGTTCTAGGCGTTGCTAAATATTCGTTTCCAACTTTTCTTTTTCGTGATGATATTGGTGCCAAAGGTGCTATTGAAATGTGCCACTATGGTTTTTTCGTAACGCGTATAAAATTCAGGATCAAAATTGGCATCCTTTAAATATTCCATAACATATCCAATTCCCCTTTTTTCGGTCAGCCATCGATCCACTATTTCATGCCGCATTCGTATTCCAAAGGTGTTAATTCCCAATAGTTGTTTGCTGTCTTTGTGGAAAGCCACGGTAATACAAATTTTTTCTGTGGGATGTCGCCAGTGAAAATGCTCTTCGTATTCTTTTTTTGAACCTTCTGGAAAAACCCATCCATAGGTTTGGTACTCTATATCCAAAAATTTAGCTGAATTAAACCAATGGCCCGGATTGTAAGGTGTTCTGCGACCACAGATAGTCTGTGCCAATGCTTCACCCATCATCCTTCCCGTGTACCATACTGCTTCCACGGGTCTGCGGTTACCAATGGTCTGATGTTGTTCTGCACAATCCCCAATGGCGTATATATCCCTAATATTTGTCTCTAAAAATTCGTTTACCTTCACTCCTTTTCCTAATGTAATGCCAGCGCCTTTTAGGAAATCTACCTTTGGCGAAACTCCTGCAGCCAGACCAACTACATTACATTCTATTGTTTCGCCCTTGTCTGTGGTTACGGCTTTCGTCCTCCCATTTTCATCCGGAATAATTTTCACCAGATTGGTGTTCAATCGCAGATCGATATGATGCTCAAGGATATGCTCATTGATCATTTGGGATTCCCCTTGCGGTAATACAATGTCCCAGAAACTTTCTTCCCGTACTAAAAAGGTAACGGGGATGTCCCTACTTCGGAGCATTTCTGCCATTTCTATTCCAATTAATCCACCGCCAACTATTACTGCCCTTTTACAGACGTCCTTATTAGGAGCGTTAACTTCCAGCAATTCAAGATCTTGTTTAGAGTATAACCCCTGAACCCCTTTCAGGTCCTGCCCTGGCCATCCAAACATATTGGGTTTTGAGCCTGTGGCAATAATCAGCTTATCAAATTTTATCTCTTGAGAATCTTGTAGTAAAAGTTTCTTGTTTTCGGAATCGACCTTGGTTACAAAGGCATTTATAAGATCGATCCGATTCTTTTTCCAGAACCAATTTTCATAAGGTTGGGTGTGCTCAAACTTCATATGCCCCATATAAATGTACATAAGAGCCGTGCGGGCGAAAAAATAATCACTTTCCGCGGAAATAACGGTGATTTTTTTGTCTGATAGTTTTCGGATGTGACGGGCCGCGGTAATTCCCGCAATGCCATTGCCAATAATAACAATGTGTTCCATAGATAAATGGTTGTGTAAACTCTGTCGGCCTTAATTGTAATACCTTAAAATATCCAGCCTTATTTAGAATAGATATAAATACCGGTGTTATAGGGGTGTTTCATGTAAAAGTAAGAATAAAGTAATTGACAAACTTGGGTACTGGTATTTTTAAATCAGTGGGGAATACGTTAAATTAGAGCATAAATAGGTCTAAATGAAACAATTTTGCATCATCATTTTATGTTCTTTACTAGGGTCTTGTAATGATGGGCCAATAGAAAAATTGAATGGAGTAAGTTTTGTTGCCTCCCGCAATGCCGTGACCCAGAAAGATGTGGATGCGGTGCACGATATTTATGCAAAATGTGCTGCGGTAATGCCTTTTGGGTTTATACGAGATAAGGATTCTCCTGAAATAATTTTTGATACTTCTAGACAGTGGTTTGGGGAAACCAGGACTGGGACAAGGCAATATGTGGATATTTTACATGACAATGGACTTAAGGTGATGTTGAAACCGCAGATCTGGATTTCTAGGGGTGAGTTCACTGGGAGTATGAAAATGGATTCGGAGGAAAAATGGAAGGCCTTGGAAATCTCCTATGAAAAATTTATTATGGCCTATGCCTCCCTTGCCCAGGAAACCCAAGTAGATGCCTTTTGTGTTGGAACGGAGTTGGAACAATTTGTAAATCACCGACCTGCTTATTGGAAGTCTTTAATACTGAAAATTAGAGGTATTTACAGTGGGAAGCTTACCTATGCCGCCAATTGGGATGAGTATGGTAGGGTTCCTTTCTGGGATCAGTTAGATT
Encoded here:
- a CDS encoding NAD(P)/FAD-dependent oxidoreductase, whose amino-acid sequence is MEHIVIIGNGIAGITAARHIRKLSDKKITVISAESDYFFARTALMYIYMGHMKFEHTQPYENWFWKKNRIDLINAFVTKVDSENKKLLLQDSQEIKFDKLIIATGSKPNMFGWPGQDLKGVQGLYSKQDLELLEVNAPNKDVCKRAVIVGGGLIGIEMAEMLRSRDIPVTFLVREESFWDIVLPQGESQMINEHILEHHIDLRLNTNLVKIIPDENGRTKAVTTDKGETIECNVVGLAAGVSPKVDFLKGAGITLGKGVKVNEFLETNIRDIYAIGDCAEQHQTIGNRRPVEAVWYTGRMMGEALAQTICGRRTPYNPGHWFNSAKFLDIEYQTYGWVFPEGSKKEYEEHFHWRHPTEKICITVAFHKDSKQLLGINTFGIRMRHEIVDRWLTEKRGIGYVMEYLKDANFDPEFYTRYEKTIVAHFNSTFGTNIITKKKSWKRIFSNA
- a CDS encoding glycoside hydrolase family 113; translated protein: MKQFCIIILCSLLGSCNDGPIEKLNGVSFVASRNAVTQKDVDAVHDIYAKCAAVMPFGFIRDKDSPEIIFDTSRQWFGETRTGTRQYVDILHDNGLKVMLKPQIWISRGEFTGSMKMDSEEKWKALEISYEKFIMAYASLAQETQVDAFCVGTELEQFVNHRPAYWKSLILKIRGIYSGKLTYAANWDEYGRVPFWDQLDFIGIDAYFPLSDQKTPTVAQLRQGWQKHKDKIRTLSMAVDKPVLFTEYGYRSNNYTAKRPWLVDHSEDDINLDAQVNATQAIFEEFWNEEWFAGGFVWKWFIDHEKAGGPMDNRFTPQNKPAQEVIKNFYKRT